Proteins from a genomic interval of Oreochromis aureus strain Israel breed Guangdong linkage group 6, ZZ_aureus, whole genome shotgun sequence:
- the rps6 gene encoding 40S ribosomal protein S6: MKLNISFPATGCQKLFEVDDERKLRTFYEKRMATEVAADPLGDEWKGYVVRISGGNDKQGFPMKQGVLTTGRVRLLLSKGHSCYRPRRTGERKRKSVRGCIVDANLSVLNLVIVKKGEKDIPGLTDSTVPRRLGPKRASKIRKLFNLSKEDDVRQYVVRRPLTKEGKKPRTKAPKIQRLVTPRVLQHKRRRIALKRQRTQKNKEEASEYAKLLAKRMKEAKEKRQEQIAKRRRLSSLRASTSKSESSQK; encoded by the exons ATGAAG CTGAACATCTCATTTCCCGCTACTGGCTGCCAGAAGCTGTTTGAAGTTGATGATGAGCGAAAGCTGCGTACCTTCTATGAGAAGCGAATGGCCACTGAGGTGGCTGCTGACCCTCTGGGAGATGAGTGGAAG GGCTATGTAGTGCGCATCAGCGGAGGCAACGACAAGCAGGGTTTCCCCATGAAGCAAGGTGTGCTGACCACCGGTCGTGTGCGCCTGCTCCTCAGCAAGGGCCACTCCTGCTACCGTCCCCGCAGGACTGGTGAGCGCAAGCGCAAGTCTGTGCGTGGCTGCATCGTTGATGCCAACCTCAGCGTTCTCAATTTGGTCATCGTCAAGAAAG GTGAGAAGGACATTCCCGGGCTGACCGACAGCACTGTCCCTCGCCGCCTTGGTCCCAAGAGGGCCAGCAAGATCCGCAAGCTCTTCAACTTGTCCAAGGAGGATGATGTTAGGCAGTATGTTGTGAGGAGACCCCTGACTAAAGAAG GTAAGAAGCCCAGAACTAAGGCTCCCAAGATCCAGAGACTGGTGACTCCTCGTGTGCTGCAGCACAAGCGCCGCCGCATCGCACTGAAGAGACAGCGCACCCAGAAGAACAAGGAGGAGGCCTCAGAGTACGCCAAGCTGCTGGCCAAGAGGATGAAG GAGGCCAAGGAGAAGCGCCAGGAACAGATTGCCAAGAGGCGCCGCCTTTCTTCTCTGAGGGCATCCACATCCAAGTCAGAGTCCAGCCAGAAGTAA
- the LOC116334493 gene encoding perilipin-2-like isoform X2, protein MTVNNNQKAPSAAARLVNLPVVRAAFARLSVLYTGTKSRHPGLKSACEVLESSVTAVGRAACYRASPVIVKLEPQISFANDVACKSLDWLEASFSVILSSTEQIVIPAKNKMNEIQVGMSIAANRTIDWVMSRMNDGINRSPLKRVVGVTTVGLDTALSLSEALVDQVLPPTQQEEARLMEGFEVVTHRGRYPERLCSLTAKVCRRLYREAGSKIQAVQVMRSSPGPSALVENLQTSWLALVWRVQRLPQYLQNQAFSGFFFIIQMYNLNSLPTQKKQSNPGRSYLRTSVPQRGVAQKGRATKRSGFES, encoded by the exons ATGACAGTGAACAACAACCAG AAAGCACCCAGTGCAGCTGCCAGGCTGGTGAATCTGCCTGTAGTTCGTGCGGCTTTTGCCAGACTATCGGTCTTGTACACGGGCACAAAATCCAGGCATCCCGGCCTGAAGTCTGCGTGTGAAGTGCTGGAGAGCAGCGTGACAGCTGTAGGCAGAGCAGCCTGTTACAGAGCGTCGCCTGTTATCGTTAAACTGGAGCCCCAGA TTTCCTTTGCAAATGATGTTGCCTGCAAGAGTCTCGACTGGCTGGAGGCTTCATTCTCTGTAATTCTGTCATCCACAGAGCAG ATTGTTATCCctgccaaaaacaaaatgaatgagaTTCAGGTTGGGATGAGCATTGCAGCCAATCGAACCATTGACTGGGTGATGAGCAGGATGAATGATGGCATTAACAGATCACCTCTGAAGAGGGTCGTTGGTGTGACAACTGTGGGACTGGACACAGCTCTGAGCTTGTCTGAGGCTCTGGTGGACCAAGTGCTTCCCCCGACGCAACAAG AAGAAGCTCGCTTGATGGAAGGTTTTGAAGTGGTCACACACAGGGGCCGTTACCCTGAGCGACTGTGCTCACTCACCGCTAAAGTGTGTAGAAGACTCTACCGTGAAGCTGGGTCCAAGATTCAAGCTGTTCAG GTAATGAGGAGTTCACCTGGGCCTTCGGCTCTGGTTGAGAACTtgcagaccagctggctggCCCTGGTCTGGAGAGTCCAACGGCTGCCTCAGTACCTGCAGAATCAGGCGTTCTCTGGGTTTTTCTTCATCATTCAGATGTACAACTTAAACTCCTTGCCAACCCAGAAGAAGCAATCTAATCCAGGCAGAAGTTATCTTCGTACCTCTGTGCCTCAAAGGGGCGTAGCCCAGAAGGGGAGGGCTACCAAGAGGTCTGGATTTGAAAGCTAA
- the LOC116334493 gene encoding perilipin-2-like isoform X1 translates to MTVNNNQKAPSAAARLVNLPVVRAAFARLSVLYTGTKSRHPGLKSACEVLESSVTAVGRAACYRASPVIVKLEPQISFANDVACKSLDWLEASFSVILSSTEQIVIPAKNKMNEIQVGMSIAANRTIDWVMSRMNDGINRSPLKRVVGVTTVGLDTALSLSEALVDQVLPPTQQEEARLMEGFEVVTHRGRYPERLCSLTAKVCRRLYREAGSKIQAVQQVMRSSPGPSALVENLQTSWLALVWRVQRLPQYLQNQAFSGFFFIIQMYNLNSLPTQKKQSNPGRSYLRTSVPQRGVAQKGRATKRSGFES, encoded by the exons ATGACAGTGAACAACAACCAG AAAGCACCCAGTGCAGCTGCCAGGCTGGTGAATCTGCCTGTAGTTCGTGCGGCTTTTGCCAGACTATCGGTCTTGTACACGGGCACAAAATCCAGGCATCCCGGCCTGAAGTCTGCGTGTGAAGTGCTGGAGAGCAGCGTGACAGCTGTAGGCAGAGCAGCCTGTTACAGAGCGTCGCCTGTTATCGTTAAACTGGAGCCCCAGA TTTCCTTTGCAAATGATGTTGCCTGCAAGAGTCTCGACTGGCTGGAGGCTTCATTCTCTGTAATTCTGTCATCCACAGAGCAG ATTGTTATCCctgccaaaaacaaaatgaatgagaTTCAGGTTGGGATGAGCATTGCAGCCAATCGAACCATTGACTGGGTGATGAGCAGGATGAATGATGGCATTAACAGATCACCTCTGAAGAGGGTCGTTGGTGTGACAACTGTGGGACTGGACACAGCTCTGAGCTTGTCTGAGGCTCTGGTGGACCAAGTGCTTCCCCCGACGCAACAAG AAGAAGCTCGCTTGATGGAAGGTTTTGAAGTGGTCACACACAGGGGCCGTTACCCTGAGCGACTGTGCTCACTCACCGCTAAAGTGTGTAGAAGACTCTACCGTGAAGCTGGGTCCAAGATTCAAGCTGTTCAG CAGGTAATGAGGAGTTCACCTGGGCCTTCGGCTCTGGTTGAGAACTtgcagaccagctggctggCCCTGGTCTGGAGAGTCCAACGGCTGCCTCAGTACCTGCAGAATCAGGCGTTCTCTGGGTTTTTCTTCATCATTCAGATGTACAACTTAAACTCCTTGCCAACCCAGAAGAAGCAATCTAATCCAGGCAGAAGTTATCTTCGTACCTCTGTGCCTCAAAGGGGCGTAGCCCAGAAGGGGAGGGCTACCAAGAGGTCTGGATTTGAAAGCTAA